TGGGTCGAGTTTGGGTTGATAGTTTTTTTCAACCCATTTAACCCAATCTGACCCACCAtgtatataagtatattttaaatttgtagtTAAGTTGACTGTGGTATTTTATTAGaaccaattttaattaatgaatttcgtattttagaatataatttaagcATATTATatgaattgtaaaaatttatgtacaaaaatgtttaaataattgatgaaaGCCTAATCTCTTACAATGCATAAAATGTGTATGCACTTCCCACCTACCAATGTGGATTGGGTTAGATTGATTTCTACACATGTAATGAGTTgggttgaaaattttttaaccTGACAAGGTCAAATTAGTGGGTAAAAACccttcaacccaacccaacctagTCATGCCTCTAGCAATTGATAGCTCTAGCATCTATAACACTAAATTGAAgataggggtggcaattcgtgttcgcgtgtcgggttcgtgtcgtgtcaagtcatgagtattcgactacataggtcaacactaacccgacctgtttattaaacgggtcaagatttctcaaccctaacacgacctatttattaaacgggtcagtcgtgtcgacctgtttatcagattttatcaaaatgaaaaataaaaattaatgaaaaaacaaacaaataaatatttttaatataaaatttagaactaacgagtaactgcatcacaaataatcattcaaagttaaagcatatcccaatatcacaaataatcaatcacaatatgtcaaagaaaataaatcacaacaactaataagtttatatacctagagtttgaatggtatattggtaaaatatcatttaattaaacgggtcagacgggtcaaacaggttctatgtgttcaaccctaacccaacccatttattaaacgggttagtcgtgtcaacccgaatatgacacgaacccgttaagcctcaacccataacctgctaatttcgtgtcgtgtcgtgtcgggttcgcgggtcgtgtcaaattttgccacccctaattgAAGATATAAGGGTACGTTTGAAACTAATCCAAATCTCGTGTCCAAAGGCCCACCTAATAATGTGTCCAAGCCCACCCTTAGACAGCAAAACCTTTCCCTTttcattttgtcattttcaaattattctatacttttattttagtattttacttaTCTAACAGTTTTGAATGACATTGCTATTGGTAATAAAGGAAGGGTCACATTAACAGATGTCTTTAGAAAAATTGTTACcaaaaaattttaggaaagttttgataccTCTTTTAAGggaaatagaaaaatgtgtcaaaacattaattacttattttattttctcataaaaatatttttaaaatagttcATTAACAAATGCCTTTAAAGTATCAATtaacatttcccataaaagAAGAATTACtttcttaaaaattgataatttgttcAACTCAATGCCACACTAACAGAAAGAAACGTTTTTCTTTGCTCTAAGAAAGTAGGTGTGTCCTTCTCTAAGGCTTTAGAACTTTTGTCCCTCATTGTAATGTGTGTGTCCTCGAACGTGCCAAGGGTGTTTGTAGAGCTAATGGGTTTTATTTTCTAGGTTGAGGGAAACAATCAGGTATTCCTCTGTGGATTGAGATGTTGGCCAAGCAAGTATGGCGGCTCAGTCATAATACAAGCTCATTGTTCTATTGTGTATTTAAGGCTCAATATTTTCCCAATGGTACCATTTTTTATGCCAAGCAAAAATTTGGTTATTATGCATGGAAGAGTATCTTAAGGGCTAGAAAAGTGGTTGTAATGGGGGCAAAATGGAGGGTGGGGGATGGACAATCAATTAAGGTCTTCAAGGATAATTGGTTACCAGGCCTTTCATGTGGAAAAATAAGCTCTGTCCATTCGGGTTTGGATAGAAATTTGAAAGTGGCTGAACTGATGGCATCAAATAAGGATAGCTGGAATAGGCAGGTGATAGATTCCTATTTCATCCCTCATGAAGCTTAGCAAATAAAGGCAATCCCCCTGTGTGTTGTGCCTCAATCTGATTATCTTTACTGAAGTTTGGAAAGGAATGGACTTTATTCAGTGAAGTCGGGTTACAAGCTGCTTTGTGAAGAGCCAAGAATGGAGGAAGCATCGGGTTCAAGCAGAAAGGGAATGGCGGACTTGTGGTCTAGGGTTTGGAAGTTGAAGGTACTTGGAAAGATAAATTCATTTTCTGTGGAGGGCTTGTGCTGATTGTTTGCCAACTAAAGTCAATCTCATGAAAAGGAAAATAGTTGATGATCCTCTATGCCAGCTGTGTGGAAGTCTGCCTGAGAACGCTAAGCATGCCTTGTGGGATTGTGAAGCGGTGAGGCGTGTTTGGTGCTTGGAGTTCAACTGGGTGAGCGAGTCGGTGACAGCTTATGGGTCTTTTTTGGATCTTGTGGAGCTGTGTTTGGCAAAACCAGGAGCGAGTGAGCTGTTTGGGACCACGGCTTGGTTCATTTGGATCCATCAAAACAAGGTCAGGTTGAGGGAGAAGACTTTGCCGCTGAGTAGTGTTGGAGAAGCTACAAAAAATTTTCTGCAGCAAGTGAAGGCAGTTCGTGAGGTTCGAAATTTGGTTAAACAACCACGTGGGTGCAAGTGGTTCCCTCGAGCAGCAACTGAGTTTAAAGCAAATTTCGATGGAGCATGGTTCAATGAAAGCGAGGAAGCAGgaattggaattgtggtaaagGACTCCTCGGGTCAGGTGCTTGCTGCACTAGctgaaaaaactaaaaaagccTCATACCGTGGACTGTTTGGAGATGATGGCAGCGAGAATAGCGGTGATTTTTGCACAAGAAATCGGCTTACAACAATGCCATTTTGAGGGTGATTCAGAAATTATCATTAAGGCTCTCAAAGCAAGGGATatgttctcttcttctttcgGGCATTTATTTAGGGACATTTTAGTTATTGTAAACCCatttataagtttttctttcttttacattGTAAAGTAAGGTAATGTTGTGACACATGACTTAGCCTAGAGAACTcgtctttcttttcctttattagtCTGGATGGAAGATGTTCTGTCAAATATAAACTCTATTGTCTTTG
This genomic stretch from Castanea sativa cultivar Marrone di Chiusa Pesio chromosome 1, ASM4071231v1 harbors:
- the LOC142623768 gene encoding uncharacterized protein LOC142623768 encodes the protein MGAKWRVGDGQSIKVFKDNWLPGLSCGKISSVHSGLDRNLKVAELMASNKDSWNSLERNGLYSVKSGYKLLCEEPRMEEASGSSRKGMADLWSRVWKLKLCGSLPENAKHALWDCEAVRRVWCLEFNWVSESVTAYGSFLDLVELCLAKPGASELFGTTAWFIWIHQNKVRLREKTLPLSSVGEATKNFLQQVKAVREVRNLVKQPRGCKWFPRAATEFKANFDGAWFNESEEAGIGIVVKDSSGQVLAALAEKTKKASYRGLFGDDGSENSGDFCTRNRLTTMPF